The following are encoded in a window of Ricinus communis isolate WT05 ecotype wild-type chromosome 4, ASM1957865v1, whole genome shotgun sequence genomic DNA:
- the LOC8258334 gene encoding transcription factor bHLH36, giving the protein MFPYDQNNRFSPQAIFFYPHQDIIQDNQILGEKSVDSSNLDQEGQIPIILSNSNTNNDVNLACVEKKIIRKEIERQRRQQMSTLHASLRSLLPLESLKGKRSMSDHINEAAKYIKHLRSNVQELSAKRDKLKNLSNSSSYEHGINYESAHDTFMNSIVSVRSYLGGVEIVISCDSGDENFLLSRVLEAVIEEGFDVVSCISTKSDQRIYNTIQCQANHNTYVDLAALQQKLNDVILSTQFISK; this is encoded by the exons ATGTTTCCATACGAtcaaaataatagattttctCCACAAGCTATCTTTTTTTATCCCCACCAGGATATTATTCAAGACAATCAGATATTGGGTGAAAAATCAGTTGATTCAAGTAACCTTGATCAGGAAGGCCAAATCCCTATCATATTATCCAATTCAAACACTAATAATGATGTTAATTTAGCTTGTGTTGAAAAGAAGATCATTCGCAAAGAGATCGAACGGCAAAGAAGGCAACAAATGTCTACTCTTCATGCATCACTTCGATCCCTCCTTCCTCTCGAATCTCTCAAG GGAAAGCGCTCAATGTCTGATCACATAAATGAGGCtgcaaaatatataaaacaccTTCGAAGTAACGTCCAGGAATTGAGTGCCAAGAGAGATAAGCTCAAGAATTTgtcaaattcttcttcttatgaacATGGGATTAATTATGAAAGTGCACATGATACTTTTATGAACAGTATCGTTTCTGTCCGCTCTTATTTGGGTGGAGTAGAGATTGTTATAAGTTGTGACTCTGGTGACGAAAATTTTCTTCTATCAAGAGTGCTAGAAGCGGTAATTGAAGAGGGATTTGATGTGGTTAGCTGCATTTCCACTAAAAGTGATCAAAGAATTTACAATACCATTCAATGCCAg GCTAACCATAACACTTACGTTGATCTAGCTGCGCTGCAACAGAAACTGAATGATGTGATCTTATCAACccaatttatttctaaatga
- the LOC8258333 gene encoding PTI1-like tyrosine-protein kinase At3g15890 — MTWKCLCCGFPEETKPIRSSNDRDYPWEIYTLKELLHATNNFHNDNKIGEGGFGSVYWGRTSKGVEVAVKRLKAMSAKAEMEFAVEVEILGRVRHKNLLGLRGFYAGGDERLIVYDYMPNHSLITHLHGQLASDCLLDWTRRMKIAIGSAEGLAYLHHKASPHIIHRDIKASNVLLDTEFQAKVADFGFAKLIPDGVTHLTTRVKGTLGYLAPEYAMWGKVSENCDVYSFGILLLEIISAKKPLEKLPGGVKRDIVQWVTPYIQKGAYDQIADSRLKGRYDRTQLKSAIMIAMRCTDSNPENRPSMTEVVDWLKGDLRKRSKEVSYVQNKVGEDEDEENNDNGTDYEEGFGMEKFHLRMK; from the exons ATGACCTGGAAATGTCTATGCTGTGGCTTCCCTGAAGAAACAAAACCGATCCG TTCAAGTAATGATAGGGATTATCCTTGGGAAATATACACTCTTAAGGAGCTTCTTCATGCaacaaataattttcataatgATAACAAGATTGGAGAAGGCGGATTTGGAAGTGTGTATTGGGGTCGAACAAGTAAAGGCGTTGAG GTAGCAGTGAAAAGACTGAAGGCGATGAGTGCAAAGGCAGAGATGGAATTTGCAGTGGAAGTAGAAATACTTGGGAGGGTGAGACATAAGAACTTGTTAGGTTTAAGAGGATTTTATGCAGGCGGAGATGAAAGGCTTATAGTCTATGATTACATGCCTAATCATAGCTTAATCACTCATCTCCATGGCCAACTCGCTTCTGATTGTTTGCTTGACTGGACCCGGAGAATGAAAATAGCTATTGGATCAGCTGAAGGACTAGC gtACTTGCATCATAAAGCCAGTCCCCATATAATACACAGAGACATAAAGGCGAGCAATGTTCTTTTAGACACAGAATTCCAAGCGAAGGTTGCTGATTTTGGATTTGCAAAGCTGATACCAGATGGTGTTACTCATTTGACCACCAGGGTTAAAGGAACTCTAGGATATTTGGCTCCAGAATACGCTATGTGGGGAAAGGTTTCTgagaattgtgatgtttataGCTTTGGGATTTTACTTTTGGAGATAATTAGTGCGAAAAAACCATTAGAGAAATTACCAGGAGGTGTTAAACGCGATATTGTTCAATGGGTCACTCCATATATTCAAAAGGGTGCATATGATCAAATCGCTGACTCTAGGTTGAAAGGTAGATATGATCGAACACAGCTTAAATCAGCGATCATGATTGCGATGAGATGCACTGACAGCAATCCTGAGAACAGGCCTAGCATGACGGAAGTGGTAGATTGGCTTAAGGGTGATCTAAGGAAAAGGTCAAAGGAGGTGTCTTATGTACAAAACAAAGTAGGGGAAGACGAGGACGAAGAGAACAACGATAACGGTACTGATTATGAAGAAGGGTTTGGAATGGAAAAATTTCATCTGAGAATGAAATAG
- the LOC8258332 gene encoding uncharacterized protein LOC8258332 produces the protein MGDNKGDTSKKQTQQSQQSQQQQQQQLSSSPSPKDPLEDSPETTRSQHHHQQPQSAVVTGPPFISTPLYVPIGATSSPFDQQFEAVTPKRPRYATAQWKILPSSSQQQTAQTTIVTSESSPSGPSPTTIPTSTTNPQTQLLHHAPASSSDTASSPPHSPIPSLSAASGQETSKPEAQQLHQFRKGKYVSPVWKPNEMLWLARAWRVQYQGGFDGSGSSTRPEHQDQTGQITGGDSTFQLTRGKTRADKDREVAEFLQRHGVNRDAKTAGTKWDNMLGEFRKVYEWERGGERDQVGKSYFRLSPYERKLHRLPASFDEEVFEELSQFMGSRMRASQIRGPPGVGSGDDNSRITALAVARALPPPPPFKEDDFSLPAARSKPLVMTSGGEPYFHSNRGSLLGFEASIDVAGGGGGAAAASSSSKEIRRIGKVRMTWEESVSLWAEEGEHHRGRVRLQGSCFLNADELAFFDDSMVACTIEAFEDGPLKGFSVDRFVSGQQVKVFGRRKASASVAAPSGFVERVQLPSIEPSIRSIPPWEFQDPTEYYVGCLRVPPTALPSLFELSWYLQEPPPEELRFPLRKDVYRDLPQGKEYFFTTSSELLDCRGIAFDILSSIIRTNPSISAANASSRESFIGLWDDCINRVVSKFCSVEVVIVRKPSSSLDDNTLQYQWPNVTGFVRNFCLWRGEETDRLKEGQVDPSSSIVEKLLWTYMDIPYILGYYAVGYLVTFCALCRSQDRIIRTDLYTLDLSSPSERLKALVPCYRIAGLLPLLAERCFNNINNGGTFKQLTFSDFERIDMGNGNIIEMTPNTVTRFFPNKRKWAAVKEIYDFLDQRIPHAESIFRSLEKDLSLVFKPRGVKFKPTNCDQLVEALKYVTKALVALHDLSFMHRDLSWDKVMRRSDRENEWFVSGFEEAVGAPQIYPHGVVEARGRHAPEMGRGLHGVKVDVWGVGHLVKSCGLGSNVVPKMLRELQNRCLDQNPEQRPTAADCYHHLLQVQSSLQSSSSGGPY, from the exons ATGGGTGACAACAAAGGAGATACATCCAAGAAGCAAACTCAACAATCACAGCAATCACAACAGCAACAGCAACAGcaactttcttcttctccttccccAAAAGACCCACTTGAAGATTCACCAGAAACAACAAGATCACAACACCATCACCAACAGCCACAATCTGCTGTTGTTACAGGACCTCCTTTCATCTCTACACCTTTGTATGTCCCGATTGGTGCAACTTCCTCTCCTTTTGACCAACAATTCGAGGCTGTAACCCCCAAAAGACCTAGATATGCTACCGCCCAGTGGAAAATATTGCCTTCTTCGTCTCAACAACAAACCGCACAAACTACTATTGTCACAAGCGAATCAAGCCCATCAGGTCCATCGCCTACTACGATTCCCACATCGACCACAAACCCACAGACCCAGCTATTACATCATGCACCAGCTTCTTCCTCAGACACAGCCTCTTCTCCCCCACACTCGCCTATCCCTTCTCTCTCTGCTGCTTCTGGTCAAGAAACAAGTAAACCAGAAGCTCAACAACTTCACCAgtttagaaaaggaaaatatgtGAGCCCAGTCTGGAAACCAAATGAGATGTTATGGCTAGCCAGGGCTTGGAGGGTTCAATATCAAGGCGGGTTTGATGGGTCTGGCTCATCTACAAGACCCGAACATCAAGATCAAACTGGTCAAATTACAGGCGGTGACTCTACATTTCAGTTAACAAGAGGGAAAACAAGAGCTGATAAAGATAGGGAAGTAGCAGAGTTCTTGCAAAGACATGGAGTAAATAGAGATGCAAAAACTGCAGGGACTAAATGGGATAACATGTTAGGTGAATTTAGGAAAGTATATGAATGGGAAAGGGGAGGTGAAAGAGATCAAGTAGGGAAGAGTTATTTTAGACTTTCTCCTTATGAAAGGAAGTTGCATAGGTTGCCTGCATCTTTTGATGAGGAAGTGTTTGAAGAGTTGTCTCAGTTTATGGGTTCCCGCATGAGAGCTTCTCAAATCAGAGGACCACCTGGAGTTGGTTCTGGTGATGATAATAGTAGAATTACAGCTCTTGCTGTTGCAAGAGCTCTCCCTCCACCTCCTCCTTTCAAAGAAGACGACTTTTCTCTCCCAGCAG CAAGGTCAAAGCCACTGGTGATGACAAGTGGAGGTGAACCTTATTTTCACAGCAATAGAGGGAGTTTGTTAGGGTTTGAAGCTTCAATTGATGTTGCTGGTGGTGGCGGCGGTGCTGCTGCtgcttcatcatcttcaaaaGAGATTCGTAGAATTGGCAAAGTACGAATGACATGGGAAGAATCGGTGAGTTTATGGGCTGAAGAAGGAGAACATCATAGAGGGCGAGTACGGCTTCAAGGGTCATGCTTTTTAAATGCAGATGAACTTGCTTTCTTTGATGATTCAATGGTAGCTTGCACTATAGAAGCCTTTGAAGATGGACCCCTAAAAGGTTTCTCAGTTGATAGATTCGTTTCTGGACAACAAGTCAAAGTCTTTGGCAGAAGAAAGGCTTCTGCATCAGTTGCTGCTCCTTCTG GTTTCGTCGAAAGAGTTCAACTTCCTTCAATAGAACCTTCAATAAGAT CAATTCCTCCGTGGGAATTTCAAGACCCAACTGAGTATTACGTGGGTTGCCTGCGAGTGCCACCAACTGCACTTCCAAGCTTGTTTGAGCTTTCATGGTATTTACAAGAGCCACCACCTGAAGAACTACGCTTCCCACTTAGAAAAGATGTTTACAGAGACTTACCTCAAGGCAAAGAGTATTTCTTCACTACTTCTAGTGAGCTGTTGGATTGTAGAGGTATAGCTTTTGATATCTTGAGCTCAATCATCAGAACTAACCCTAGTATCAGTGCTGCTAATGCCTCAAGTAGAGAGTCTTTCATTGGCCTTTGGGATGATTGCATCAATAGGGTTGTGTCCAAATTCTGTTCTGTTGAAGTGGTTATTGTTAGAAAACCCTCTTCGTCATTAGATGATAATACGTTGCAGTATCAGTGGCCAAACGTAACAGGATTTGTTAGAAACTTTTGTTTGTGGAGAGGAGAGGAAACTGACCGATTAAAAGAAGGTCAAGTTgatccttcttcttctataGTAGAGAAGCTTTTATGGACTTACATGGACATTCCTTATATTCTTGGCTACTATGCAGTTGGCTACTTGGTGACTTTTTGTGCATTATGTCGATCTCAGGATCGCATAATCCGTACAGATCTCTATACTTTAGACCTATCTTCACCGTCTGAGAGATTAAAAGCCCTAGTCCCATGTTACAGAATAGCCGGGTTATTGCCGTTGCTAGCCGAACGTTGCTTCAACAACATCAACAATGGAGGTACTTTTAAGCAGTTAACATTCAGTGATTTTGAAAGAATCGATATGGGTAATGGAAACATCATTGAAATGACACCAAATACAGTGACAAGATTCTTTccgaataaaagaaaatgggcAGCAGTGAAAGAAATATACGATTTTCTTGATCAGAGAATCCCACACGCAGAATCCATATTCAGATCACTGGAGAAAGATTTGTCATTGGTTTTTAAGCCAAGAGGGGTCAAATTTAAGCCAACAAATTGTGATCAACTTGTAGAAGCTCTAAAATACGTCACAAAAGCATTAGTGGCACTGCATGACTTATCTTTCATGCACAGAGACTTGAGTTGGGACAAGGTGATGAGAAGAAGTGACAGGGAAAACGAGTGGTTTGTATCTGGATTTGAGGAGGCAGTGGGTGCACCACAGATATACCCACACGGAGTCGTAGAGGCGCGTGGGAGACACGCTCCGGAGATGGGAAGGGGGTTGCATGGGGTTAAAGTAGACGTGTGGGGCGTCGGTCACTTGGTTAAAAGTTGTGGGTTGGGTTCAAATGTTGTACCAAAGATGCTTAGAGAGTTGCAGAATAGGTGCTTAGACCAGAACCCAGAGCAGAGACCCACCGCCGCCGATTGTTATCACCACCTGTTGCAGGTGCAGTCATCTCTACAGTCATCTTCCTCTGGAGGACCCTATTGA
- the LOC8258331 gene encoding carboxylesterase 1 — protein MPANETIPIPSSDYEPMIMSNPDGTYTRLLQVPSVPAAPDPNTSTSPVLTKDIPINPTNQTWLRVYLPRQALDSYVTATNKLPLIVYYHGGGFVFLSAASSLTHDFCSLMVEKINAVVISVDYRLAPEDRLPAAYEDAIEALHCIKTSQEDWLNEFADLSNCFLMGTSAGGNIAYHAGLRACEQIQDLYPLKIKGLILHHPYFGGSERTGSELKLVKDPILPLSGNDLMWELSLPVGADREHEYCNPVSGIGSNMCELIRVVGFRVLVTGCYGDPLIDRQVKFAKMLEENGVRMMAHLGEGSHGVELIDPSKAESLFLVVKDFMS, from the coding sequence ATGCCAGCAAACGAAACCATACCAATCCCTTCTTCCGATTATGAACCTATGATTATGTCCAATCCAGATGGGACTTATACTCGTCTCTTGCAAGTGCCAAGCGTCCCTGCGGCACCAGATCCTAACACATCCACCTCTCCTGTTCTAACCAAGGATATTCCTATTAACCCAACTAATCAAACATGGCTAAGAGTATATCTTCCACGCCAAGCGCTTGATTCCTATGTCACAGCTACTAACAAGCTCCCTCTCATCGTTTACTATCATGGTGGTGGCTTTGTTTTCTTGAGTGCGGCTTCAAGTCTAACACATGATTTTTGCTCATTAATGGTTGAAAAAATCAATGCAGTGGTTATCTCCGTCGACTATCGTCTAGCACCGGAAGATCGCCTTCCGGCAGCATATGAGGATGCCATTGAAGCGTTGCACTGTATTAAAACCAGCCAAGAAGATTGGTTAAATGAATTTGCTGATTTGTCAAACTGTTTTCTTATGGGTACTAGTGCAGGTGGTAACATTGCATACCATGCAGGGCTACGAGCATGTGAACAAATTCAAGATTTATATCCCCTGAAGATCAAAGGATTGATACTTCACCATCCATATTTTGGCGGGTCAGAGAGAACTGGATCGGAGCTAAAACTAGTGAAGGACCCGATTTTGCCACTTTCTGGAAATGACTTGATGTGGGAATTGTCGTTGCCGGTCGGTGCAGACAGGGAGCATGAGTACTGCAATCCAGTGTCTGGAATTGGGTCAAACATGTGTGAACTTATTCGGGTTGTGGGTTTCCGCGTCCTGGTTACGGGCTGTTATGGAGACCCGTTGATTGATCGTCAGGTGAAATTTGCAAAGATGTTAGAGGAGAATGGTGTGAGAATGATGGCCCATTTAGGTGAGGGTAGTCATGGCGTAGAGCTAATTGATCCATCTAAAGCTGAGTCACTTTTTCTGGTTGTGAAGGACTTCATGTCTTAA